From Vicia villosa cultivar HV-30 ecotype Madison, WI unplaced genomic scaffold, Vvil1.0 ctg.000037F_1_1_3, whole genome shotgun sequence, the proteins below share one genomic window:
- the LOC131622689 gene encoding probable polygalacturonase isoform X2: MRRLSSVTVLDVFLVLALLCCSSWKVWSNTLCKETNLDKVRPHSVSITEFGAVGDGITLNTKAFQNAIFYLNSFSDKGGAKLFVPAGRWLTGSFDLISHLTLWLDKDAIILGSTNSEDWPVVDPLPSYGRGRELPGARHRSLIYGNNLTDVIITGNEGIIDGQGSIWWSKFRNKTLDYTRPHLVELMNSTGILISNLTFLNSPFWTIHPVYCSQVTVQNVTILAPLDSPNTDGIDPDSSDDVCIEDCYISTGDDLIAIKSGWDEYGIAFGRPSTNIIIHRLVGKTQVSAGIAIGSEMSGGVSNVHAQDIRFYDSYTAIRIKTSPGRGGYVRNIYVSNMTLANVDIAIRFTGLYGDHPDDGYNPNALPVIEKITIEDVKGDNIKKAGLIEGIEGDNFVDICLSNVILNVSSNYPWNCSNVRGYSDTVSPEACEPLKERIFPDHCSDCYHLSNHRQSSNDKTRGGWFMSW; encoded by the exons ATGAGGAGACTTTCATCTGTAACT GTTTTGGATGTGTTTCTGGTACTTGCATTGTTGTGTTGTAGCTCATGGAAAGTGTGGAGCAACACACTTTGCAAAGAGACAAATTTGGACAAAGTTAGGCCTCATAGTGTCAGTATTACTGAATTCGGTGCTGTTGGAGATGGGATTACTCTCAATACCAAAGCGTTTCAGAATGCGATTTTCTACCTAAATTCTTTCTCAGACAAAGGGGGAGCTAAGCTTTTTGTTCCTGCTGGTCGGTGGTTAACCGGTAGTTTTGATCTCATTAGCCACCTAACTTTGTGGTTGGATAAGGATGCGATTATTCTTGGATCAACG AACTCTGAGGATTGGCCGGTTGTTGATCCTTTACCGTCTTATGGACGAGGACGGGAGTTGCCGGGTGCAAGGCATAGGAGCCTCATCTATGGAAACAATTTAACCGATGTTATCATAACAG GTAACGAGGGGATTATCGATGGTCAAGGAAGTATCTGGTGGAGCAAGTTTAGGAACAAAACTCTGGATTATACGCGTCCTCATTTGGTAGAATTGATGAATTCGACCGGGATTCTCATTTCAAACTTAACCTTCTTGAATTCTCCGTTTTGGACTATTCATCCGGTTTATTGCAGCCAAGTTACAGTGCAGAATGTTACGATTCTTGCTCCTCTTGACTCACCAAACACTGATGGGATTGATCCAG ACTCTTCCGATGATGTATGCATCGAAGACTGTTATATAAGTACTGGCGATGATCTGATTGCCATCAAAAGTGGGTGGGATGAGTATGGAATTGCGTTTGGTCGGCCCAGCACAAACATTATCATCCACAGACTTGTCGGGAAAACTCAAGTAAGCGCAGGAATTGCTATCGGAAGTGAGATGTCGGGCGGTGTATCAAACGTTCATGCTCAAGATATTCGCTTTTACGATTCATATACAGCAATCAGAATAAAGACTTCACCTGGCAGAGGTGGTTATGTTAGAAACATCTATGTCTCCAACATGACATTGGCCAATGTTGATATCGCTATTAGGTTCACCGGTTTATACGGCGACCATCCAGACGATGGTTATAACCCAAACGCTCTACCGGTAATCGAAAAGATCACAATCGAGGACGTGAAAGGAGACAATATTAAAAAAGCGGGTCTCATAGAAGGTATAGAAGGCGACAATTTCGTCGATATCTGCTTATCAAACGTCATCCTTAATGTAAGCTCAAACTATCCATGGAACTGCTCTAATGTTAGAGGCTACTCTGACACGGTTTCACCGGAAGCTTGTGAGCCGCTCAAGGAACGTATATTCCCCGACCATTGTTCAGACTGTTACCATTTGTCGAATCACCGACAAAGTTCAAACGATAAAACAAGAGGTGGTTGGTTTATGTCTTGGTAA
- the LOC131622689 gene encoding probable polygalacturonase isoform X3 yields the protein MRRLSSVTVLDVFLVLALLCCSSWKVWSNTLCKETNLDKVRPHSVSITEFGAVGDGITLNTKAFQNAIFYLNSFSDKGGAKLFVPAGRWLTGSFDLISHLTLWLDKDAIILGSTNSEDWPVVDPLPSYGRGRELPGARHRSLIYGNNLTDVIITGNEGIIDGQGSIWWSKFRNKTLDYTRPHLVELMNSTGILISNLTFLNSPFWTIHPVYCSQVTVQNVTILAPLDSPNTDGIDPDSSDDVCIEDCYISTGDDLIAIKSGWDEYGIAFGRPSTNIIIHRLVGKTQVSAGIAIGSEMSGGVSNVHAQDIRFYDSYTAIRIKTSPGRGGYVRNIYVSNMTLANVDIAIRFTGLYGDHPDDGYNPNALPVIEKITIEDVKGDNIKKAGLIEGIEGDNFVDICLSNVILNVSSNYPWNCSNVRGYSDTVSPEACEPLKERIFPDHCSDCYHLSNHRQSSNDKTRGQKFHLT from the exons ATGAGGAGACTTTCATCTGTAACT GTTTTGGATGTGTTTCTGGTACTTGCATTGTTGTGTTGTAGCTCATGGAAAGTGTGGAGCAACACACTTTGCAAAGAGACAAATTTGGACAAAGTTAGGCCTCATAGTGTCAGTATTACTGAATTCGGTGCTGTTGGAGATGGGATTACTCTCAATACCAAAGCGTTTCAGAATGCGATTTTCTACCTAAATTCTTTCTCAGACAAAGGGGGAGCTAAGCTTTTTGTTCCTGCTGGTCGGTGGTTAACCGGTAGTTTTGATCTCATTAGCCACCTAACTTTGTGGTTGGATAAGGATGCGATTATTCTTGGATCAACG AACTCTGAGGATTGGCCGGTTGTTGATCCTTTACCGTCTTATGGACGAGGACGGGAGTTGCCGGGTGCAAGGCATAGGAGCCTCATCTATGGAAACAATTTAACCGATGTTATCATAACAG GTAACGAGGGGATTATCGATGGTCAAGGAAGTATCTGGTGGAGCAAGTTTAGGAACAAAACTCTGGATTATACGCGTCCTCATTTGGTAGAATTGATGAATTCGACCGGGATTCTCATTTCAAACTTAACCTTCTTGAATTCTCCGTTTTGGACTATTCATCCGGTTTATTGCAGCCAAGTTACAGTGCAGAATGTTACGATTCTTGCTCCTCTTGACTCACCAAACACTGATGGGATTGATCCAG ACTCTTCCGATGATGTATGCATCGAAGACTGTTATATAAGTACTGGCGATGATCTGATTGCCATCAAAAGTGGGTGGGATGAGTATGGAATTGCGTTTGGTCGGCCCAGCACAAACATTATCATCCACAGACTTGTCGGGAAAACTCAAGTAAGCGCAGGAATTGCTATCGGAAGTGAGATGTCGGGCGGTGTATCAAACGTTCATGCTCAAGATATTCGCTTTTACGATTCATATACAGCAATCAGAATAAAGACTTCACCTGGCAGAGGTGGTTATGTTAGAAACATCTATGTCTCCAACATGACATTGGCCAATGTTGATATCGCTATTAGGTTCACCGGTTTATACGGCGACCATCCAGACGATGGTTATAACCCAAACGCTCTACCGGTAATCGAAAAGATCACAATCGAGGACGTGAAAGGAGACAATATTAAAAAAGCGGGTCTCATAGAAGGTATAGAAGGCGACAATTTCGTCGATATCTGCTTATCAAACGTCATCCTTAATGTAAGCTCAAACTATCCATGGAACTGCTCTAATGTTAGAGGCTACTCTGACACGGTTTCACCGGAAGCTTGTGAGCCGCTCAAGGAACGTATATTCCCCGACCATTGTTCAGACTGTTACCATTTGTCGAATCACCGACAAAGTTCAAACGATAAAACAAGAG GACAAAAATTTCACTTGACATAA
- the LOC131622689 gene encoding probable polygalacturonase isoform X1 has translation MRRLSSVTVLDVFLVLALLCCSSWKVWSNTLCKETNLDKVRPHSVSITEFGAVGDGITLNTKAFQNAIFYLNSFSDKGGAKLFVPAGRWLTGSFDLISHLTLWLDKDAIILGSTNSEDWPVVDPLPSYGRGRELPGARHRSLIYGNNLTDVIITGNEGIIDGQGSIWWSKFRNKTLDYTRPHLVELMNSTGILISNLTFLNSPFWTIHPVYCSQVTVQNVTILAPLDSPNTDGIDPDSSDDVCIEDCYISTGDDLIAIKSGWDEYGIAFGRPSTNIIIHRLVGKTQVSAGIAIGSEMSGGVSNVHAQDIRFYDSYTAIRIKTSPGRGGYVRNIYVSNMTLANVDIAIRFTGLYGDHPDDGYNPNALPVIEKITIEDVKGDNIKKAGLIEGIEGDNFVDICLSNVILNVSSNYPWNCSNVRGYSDTVSPEACEPLKERIFPDHCSDCYHLSNHRQSSNDKTRAGQKFHLT, from the exons ATGAGGAGACTTTCATCTGTAACT GTTTTGGATGTGTTTCTGGTACTTGCATTGTTGTGTTGTAGCTCATGGAAAGTGTGGAGCAACACACTTTGCAAAGAGACAAATTTGGACAAAGTTAGGCCTCATAGTGTCAGTATTACTGAATTCGGTGCTGTTGGAGATGGGATTACTCTCAATACCAAAGCGTTTCAGAATGCGATTTTCTACCTAAATTCTTTCTCAGACAAAGGGGGAGCTAAGCTTTTTGTTCCTGCTGGTCGGTGGTTAACCGGTAGTTTTGATCTCATTAGCCACCTAACTTTGTGGTTGGATAAGGATGCGATTATTCTTGGATCAACG AACTCTGAGGATTGGCCGGTTGTTGATCCTTTACCGTCTTATGGACGAGGACGGGAGTTGCCGGGTGCAAGGCATAGGAGCCTCATCTATGGAAACAATTTAACCGATGTTATCATAACAG GTAACGAGGGGATTATCGATGGTCAAGGAAGTATCTGGTGGAGCAAGTTTAGGAACAAAACTCTGGATTATACGCGTCCTCATTTGGTAGAATTGATGAATTCGACCGGGATTCTCATTTCAAACTTAACCTTCTTGAATTCTCCGTTTTGGACTATTCATCCGGTTTATTGCAGCCAAGTTACAGTGCAGAATGTTACGATTCTTGCTCCTCTTGACTCACCAAACACTGATGGGATTGATCCAG ACTCTTCCGATGATGTATGCATCGAAGACTGTTATATAAGTACTGGCGATGATCTGATTGCCATCAAAAGTGGGTGGGATGAGTATGGAATTGCGTTTGGTCGGCCCAGCACAAACATTATCATCCACAGACTTGTCGGGAAAACTCAAGTAAGCGCAGGAATTGCTATCGGAAGTGAGATGTCGGGCGGTGTATCAAACGTTCATGCTCAAGATATTCGCTTTTACGATTCATATACAGCAATCAGAATAAAGACTTCACCTGGCAGAGGTGGTTATGTTAGAAACATCTATGTCTCCAACATGACATTGGCCAATGTTGATATCGCTATTAGGTTCACCGGTTTATACGGCGACCATCCAGACGATGGTTATAACCCAAACGCTCTACCGGTAATCGAAAAGATCACAATCGAGGACGTGAAAGGAGACAATATTAAAAAAGCGGGTCTCATAGAAGGTATAGAAGGCGACAATTTCGTCGATATCTGCTTATCAAACGTCATCCTTAATGTAAGCTCAAACTATCCATGGAACTGCTCTAATGTTAGAGGCTACTCTGACACGGTTTCACCGGAAGCTTGTGAGCCGCTCAAGGAACGTATATTCCCCGACCATTGTTCAGACTGTTACCATTTGTCGAATCACCGACAAAGTTCAAACGATAAAACAAGAG CAGGACAAAAATTTCACTTGACATAA